One window of Anaerolineales bacterium genomic DNA carries:
- a CDS encoding glycosyltransferase family 2 protein, which translates to MPQFQIVGSVQVRNEDVYVKQVVLNILDFCDKVIITDHRSTDRTFEICRWLADEHPKIELSSIESPREAAIAIEPYFGTDTWIFGVDGDEVYDPQGLKIMRRQLLDGAFAKDFCVFGNVLNVTSLDMKRKTACGHLAPPSRSMTKLYNFFMIESWVNCPERLLGDGLTFKDGFDANLRRYLHEELDWDASPFRCLHMPFMKRSSTQKIRLSRTRLNPDEINRIANETGGMTRLFRTIQLHLMNLLGRDWKNRKYRRGPRVEKDVSAFFQEYQLGGDV; encoded by the coding sequence ATGCCGCAGTTTCAGATCGTTGGGAGCGTCCAGGTGCGCAACGAGGATGTTTATGTAAAACAGGTTGTCTTGAACATTCTGGATTTTTGCGACAAGGTAATCATCACCGACCATCGCTCCACCGACCGCACCTTCGAAATATGCAGGTGGCTCGCGGACGAGCATCCGAAGATCGAGTTGTCAAGCATCGAGTCTCCTCGCGAGGCGGCGATTGCCATTGAACCGTACTTCGGTACCGATACGTGGATCTTCGGCGTAGACGGGGACGAGGTGTACGACCCGCAGGGCTTGAAAATCATGCGCAGGCAATTGCTGGATGGCGCTTTCGCAAAGGATTTCTGCGTCTTTGGAAACGTGCTGAACGTGACATCGCTGGATATGAAAAGGAAAACCGCGTGCGGACACCTCGCCCCGCCTTCGCGTTCGATGACCAAACTTTATAATTTTTTCATGATCGAAAGCTGGGTGAACTGCCCCGAACGCCTATTGGGCGACGGCTTGACCTTCAAGGACGGCTTCGACGCGAACCTGCGCCGGTATCTTCACGAAGAACTTGATTGGGACGCGTCACCCTTCCGCTGTTTGCACATGCCGTTCATGAAGCGAAGCTCCACCCAAAAAATCCGCCTGAGCCGCACACGCCTGAATCCCGATGAGATCAACCGCATCGCCAACGAGACCGGCGGGATGACGAGGCTGTTCAGGACGATCCAACTTCACCTGATGAATCTTCTCGGCAGGGATTGGAAGAACCGGAAGTATCGGCGCGGTCCCCGCGTGGAAAAGGATGTATCCGCGTTCTTTCAGGAGTATCAGCTGGGAGGCGACGTATGA